The region TTCATGTTTGGGCTAGCCAAGGCAGGGCCGGTATACTAATACATAAAGAAAACGAATGAGGGAGATATTTGGTTATGGATCCGACAATCGGTTTATTTCTGGTGATAGGCTTTCCGCTTTCACTGGTCCTTGCGCTGATGGCCTTTGCACGGTTTTCCGTATCACCGGAATAACCCATCCGCAGGTCAGCCAGCATTCACCATGACATAAAGCGTGGCGATGACGGCAATCATGGCGATGTACAGAGTCCAATGCATGCCATCATAGACGTTTTCCTCAGGTACGCCGCTTGGTCTTGTGACGGTTTTCTCGGCCATGGTTTCACTCCCTTTAATATCCGGTTAACTTTAAATATATCGAGATTCGGGCTTGAGCACAACGCAGGCGTCATGGATTGATCAGGAAAATCGTTCCGCATGAGGGCTATCGGTATTGTAATGATGAATTTTCCGTTTAGAATGCTTCCAGGATAGGGGGCAGTGTATTTATCATGTTGAGGACCGGTCTTCATTTTGTCATCCTGATGCTGCTCTGGCTGTTGATGTCCGGCCATTACACGGTGCTGGTCACCGGGCTCGGCGTGGTGAGCGTGGCTTTCGCCGTGCTGATGGCAAAAAGGATCAATGCCGCCGATGCCGAAGGCCTCCCCCTTCACATGGTCAAGCGACTGCCCGGATATTCGATCTGGCTTTTCCGTGAAATTCTGATGTCCAATATCGCCACGGCCAGAGTCATTCTGGGGAACAGGCCTGATCCGGAAATTTTCCATGTCCCCTACAGCCAGAAGACGCCAGCCGGTGTTGCGGCTTATGCAAATTCCATCACCCTGACCCCGGGCACGGTGACGGTTGATATCGATGAGACCGGGTTTCTGGTGCATGCGCTTGATGGCAGTTTCGGCGATGACGTCCGGTCAGGTGAGATGGACCGCCGGATGAGCATAACGGAAGGCGGTGCGGGATGATCGCTGTTGCCGCTCTCGCCGCCCTTGCGGTGGCAATTCTGATTTCGCTGATCCGGGTTGCGCTCGGGCCGACGGCATTTGATCGGGTGCTGGCGGTCAACAGTATCGGCACGATGATCATCCTCGGCATAGCGCTGCATGGATTTGCCATGGGACGCCCTGAATTTGTAGATATTTCGGTTCTCTACGCCATTCTGAATTTCATTGGCACCTTTGCCGTGCTCAAACTGTTCAGCACCGGCACGCTAGGGGACAGATAATGGATAGCGTGATTTTCATCCTTGCCGCTATCTGCTTTGCCATCGGCAGTCTTGCCATCCTGATCGGGGCGTTCGGTCTTGTCCGGATGCCGGATGTGTTTTCACGCATTCATGCCGCGGGGATGGTGGATACCGCCGGCGTGGCGTTCATGATCCTCGGGATGATATTTATCTCACCGTCATGGCTCGTGACGGTGAAGCTTTTGCTCATTGGTGTTTTTCTTTTCTTCACCAGCCCCATTTCGGGGCATGCCATCGCCCTTGTTGCCAGGCAATGCGGGGTCAAGCCCGAGGGCAGGGACCTGACCGTTTCCACCAGCAAAAAGGGGAAAAAGTCGTGACCGTGCTGCTGATCAATATTTTCCTTGTGTCGATGATGGTGGTCATTGCGGTGCTTGTCTTGCGCACCCGCCGATTGTTTGCGGCGATCGTGATGGCGGGGGCATATTCGCTCATCTCTGCTGCGATGTTCGTCAATCTGGATGCGGTGGATGTGGCCTTTACCGAAGCTGCGGTCGGGGCCGGCATTTCAACCGTGCTCCTGCTCGCGGCCATGGCCCGCCTGCCTGCCGAGGAAAAGGAAGGAAGGGTGCAGGTTGCTCTTCCGCTTTTGATCTGCCTCATCGCCGGGGGGATGCTGGTGGTGGCTGTTTTCAGCCTGCCGCCGTTCGGGGCACCTGATGCGGTTGTCCATCTGCATGTGGCGCCTCGGTACCTCGCGGAAAGCAATGACGTCCTTCATATCCCCAATGTCGTCACCACGGTGCTGGCCAGCTATCGCGGGTTTGATACATTGGGCGAGACCATCGTGATCTTTGCCGCCGGTCTCGGGGTGCTGCTGCTGCTCGCGGGCCGGACCCGGGATGCGGCGGAAGATGATCGCCGTGAGGAGGAGGGCGAGTGATGAAATCCAATCCTGTCTTCCGCACGACAACCAAGATCCTGTTTGCACCGATCATTCTTTATGGTCTCTATGTCCAGTTTCATGGTGATTTCGGGCCCGGCGGGGGGTTCCAGGCCGGGGTGATCATTGCGGCGGCCTTTATTCTCTACGGAATTGTTTTCGGGCTCAAGGATGTCAAGAAAGTTGCGCCGCCCGGGATTGTTGCCGTGCTCATGGCCGTCGGCGTGATGATCTATGGCGGGGTTGGTGTCGCAAGCCTCATTCTTGGTGGTGCGTATCTCAATTACAGTGTTCTTGCCCATGACATGGCCCATGGCCAGCATTACGGGATATTGCTGGTGGAACTGGGCGTGGGGGTCACGGTGACCAGCGTCATGCTGGGGCTCTACTATGCTTTTGCCGGTTTTAACGGTGCCGGGAGGGGAGATGATGGCTGATGCTTGAAACACTCCTGATGCAGTGGAACTATCTTGTCTTTGTCATGTTGATGATGACCGGACTTTACATCGTGATTTCACGCCGGAATCTGGTCAAGAAACTGATCGGTCTCAGCATTTTCCAGACCGCGTTGTTTCTGTTCTATATCTCCCTTGGCAAGGTTGCGGGCGGGACGGCGCCGATCATTGTTCCTGATGGCGCCGAAAGCGGTGTTCTCTATTCAAATCCGCTTCCACATGTCCTGATCCTGACGGCCATTGTGGTCGGCGTTGCGACAACGGCGCTCGGGCTGGCGCTGGTGCTCCGCATCCGTGAAGCCTTCGGCAGCATCGAGGAAGATGAAATTCTTGCCATGAAGACGAAAGAAGACCAGGAGAGCAGGGCCGAATGAGTGTGTTTTTCGAAAATCTTCCGGCACTCGTGGTCGTAACGCCGCTGCTTATGGCGGCGGTCACAGCGGTCATGCCAGCACGTCTGGCCAATCTCGCGTGGATGCTGGCCCTTGCCAGCACCGCGACAAGCCTGATCGCCGCATGGCTGAACAAAGCCGCCGCCGGGGGGGAGAGGATCTCCTATGCGCTTGGCGGATGGCCGCCTCCCTGGGGGATTGAATTCGTGACCGACGGGGCATCCGGTCTTGTCACGGTGGTGATTTCAAGCTTGGCCTTTGCTTCAACTATTTACGCCAAGCCATTGATAGAAAATGAAATTGCAAAGGGTGATATTCCCCGTGTTTATGCCGCCTGGCAGCTGACGGTTGGTGCGCTGCTTGGTCTGGTGATGACGGCGGATGCTTTCAATCTTTTTGTCTTCCTTGAAATCTCCGCCCTTTCGGCGGTGACATTGATTGCCATGGGGGCAGGGAAAGACCGGCGTGCCCTTATCGCGGCCTATAATTACCTCGTGATCGGCGCGGTCGGGGCGACATTTTACGTCATGGGGGTCGGGTTTCTCTATGCCATGACCGGCACGCTCAACATGGCTGACCTGGCCGAACGCCTGCCTGATGTAACGTCGCGGGCGCCGGTATATGTCGGCATGGCGTTCATGGTGGCGGGGATTTTCGTTAAAGCCGCGGTATTTCCGGTGCATATGTGGCTTCCAGCCGCCTATGGATTTGCGCCGACGGCCGTCTCTGCCCTGCTTGCCGCGGTGGCAACGAAAGCCTCCATCTATGTGCTGGGCCGCCTGATCTTCACCGTGTTTCATGATCTCGGCGAGATCGTGGATCTCATGCTTGAATGGGTGGTGCTGCCGGTATCGCTCATGGCGATTTTTGTCGGCACTATTCTGGCCATCTGGGCGCGTGACCTCAAGACGCTTTTGGCCCAGTCGTCGATTGCCCAGATCGGGTATATCACGCTTGGCTTCGGGCTTGGGACAAGCGCCGGTATCAGCGCCGGTTTCATCCATATCGCCAATCACGCGCTGATCAAGGGCGGGATGTTCATGGCGGTGGGAGCGATCGCGCTCGCGCTTGGGAAAAGGGCCGGGATCGGTACGATCGAGGGATTTGGCCGGCTCATGCCTGTTACCGCGTCGGCCCTGACGATTTGCGGGCTCTCGCTGATCGGTCTGCCCCTGACCGCCGGGTTCATTTCCAAGGTCTATCTTGTGCTGGCGATCATCGCATCCGATTACTGGATGATTGCGGCGCTGGTGCTGTTGTCGAGCGCGCTTTCGCTGATCTATCTCTGGAAAATGATGGAGGCCTTGTGGATGAAACCTGCTCCGCATGGTGTGATCATAAAGGAGAATCCAGCCGTTTACCTGCCGCTATGGCTGATCGCGCTTGCCAATATCTGGTTCGGGATTGATGCAACCCTGGTGACGTCATCGGCTGAAGCCGCCGCCGCCGCCCTGATGGCAGGAGCCGGATCATGATGGATGTCACGACGGCTATGTGGGTTGGAATATTCGCCCCTCTGGTGGTGGCAATCCTGATCCCGTGGCTTGCCGTGCGGTCGAACTGGCGTGACGGCGCCGGGCCTCTCGGGGCGGTTATCAGCTTTGTCGCGGCCCTGACCGTGGCGCAGGATGTTCTGGCAGGAAACACGCCCGAACTCGTACTGGTCACGATTGCCGAAGGGCTTGAGATCAGTTTCCGTGTCACCCCGCTCGGGGCGGTGTTCGGATGCGTTGCCTCCGGCCTCTGGATTGCGGCCGCGCTCTATTCTACCGGATACATGCGCGGCAATCATGAAAAGCACCAGACACGGTTTGCGGTCTGCTATGCCATCGCGGTGCATGCGGCCATGGCGATCGCCTGGTCCGGCAATCTGATGGTGCTGTTTATCTTCTATGAGATTCTGACCTTTTCGACGTATCCTCTTGTTACACATAAGGAAAGCCAGGAAGCCATCCGTGCCGGACGGCTTTACATGGGGATACTGGTCGGCACATCAGTGATCCTGCTGCTGCCGGCGGTCGTCTGGGTCTGGATGGTGGCGGGAACACTCGATTTCACCAAAGGCGGCGTACTGGCGGGCAGGCTTGCGCCTGAATATGCCGCGGCCATGGTGGCGCTTTTCGCCTTTGGCGTCGGCAAGGCGGCCCTGATGCCGATCCACCGCTGGCTGCCTGCGGCCATGGTGGCGCCAACGCCGGTTTCAGCGCTGCTCCACGCGGTTGCGGTGGTCAAGGCAGGGGTATTCACCATCCTGATGGTCATGGTGTATATCTTCGGGATAGATTTTCTGCGGATAACAGGTGCATCGGAGTGGCTCGCGTGGCTTGCCGGGTTTACCATCCTCGCGTCATCGATCGTGGCGATCACCAAGGATGACCTGAAGGCAAGGCTTGCCTATTCCACCATCAGCCAGCTTTCCTATATTGTGCTTGGTGCGGCACTGGCGACATCATCGGCGGTCGAGGGCGGGGTTGTGCATATCGTGATGCATGCCAGCGCCAAGATCACCCTCTTTTTCTGTGCCGGGGCGATTTATGTGGGCGCGCATCTGACAAAGATTTCCGAACTTGATGGATTAGGGCCGAGGATGCCGCTTGTTTTTATTGCCTTCTTCCTCGGGGCGCTTTCGATCATCGGTATTCCGCCGATGGGAGGCAGCTGGTCCAAATTCATGCTGATGACGGGATCCATCGAGGCCGGAATGCCGGTGATGGTCGCGGTGCTGGCGATATCATCCCTGCTGAATGTGTATTACCTCCTTGAGCCGGTCTTCCGGGCATTTTTCCGCCCCACAAACACCGAGATCAAGATAGACAGCCCGATCCTGACCGTTCTGCCGCCGGTCGCGACAGCCATACTTAGCCTGGTGCTGTTCTTTGCCATCGGTTACCTGACCCCTTTCAGCCAGATGATGGTCTCGCCATGAAAAAAATTACGGAAACAAGTATTCGACTAAAGGAGATGGGCGCGTGGATGACACTCATTCTTTTTGGCCTTGGTGTTTTGCTCATCGTTCTGGAATTTATTGTTCACCGTCATGGTGAAACCAATCTTGAGGATATTCCGCTGTTTCCGGCTTTCTATGCTTTTGGGTCGTCCGTTTTTGTGGTGATTGGCGGAATCATTTTGCGTAAATTTATCATGCGGAGTGAGGATTATTATGGCGATGATTGATCTCACTCCCGGATTGGTTATGATGCTGGCGGCATTTGTTGTGCCGTTTATCCCTCATCATATTCGCCAGATTGTCATGCTTGGGGCCATAGCCCTGTCCGCCATGAGCCTTTCCGCCGGCGAAGGTTTTCATTGGATAGTACCGGTTCTTGGCCAGCATCTCATCCTTCACCATGCGGATAATCTGACGTTTCCATTCGGGGTGATTTTTCATCTCGCCGCCGCGCTCAATGTAATTTATGGCTGGCATGAGAGAAAACCGATGGAACATACCGCTGGCCTTGCCTATGCAGGGGCAGCGATAGCGGCGGTGCATGCAGGCGATCTTATCAGCCTCTTTATCTGGTGGGAAGCCACAGCGGTCACGTCGGTATTCCTCATCCTCGCGTCGGGTGGAGAGCGGGCCAAGAACGCCGCCATGCGGTATCTTCTCGTCCAAGTCGCTTCAGGTGTGTTGCTTATTGCAGGGGCGGCTTTTCTCTGGCAGGAAACCGGAAGCTGGTGGTTTGGTGCGATGGAGCTCGGATCCGTCGGCACATGGTGCATCTTCCTTGCCTTCGGGATAAAGGCCGCATTTCCGTTTCTTAATGGCTGGTTGCAGGATGCCTATCCCGAAGCCACGGTTATCGGCACGGTCATGCTTTCAGCCTTCACAACTAAACTGGCGATCTATGCGCTGGCACGCGGATTTGCCGGAACGCCGGAACTCATCTGGATTGGCGCAGCCATGACAGCCTTTCCTGTTTTCTTCGCAGTTATTGAAAATGATCTCCGCCGGGTTCTTTCGTTCAGCCTCAATAACCAGTTAGGCTTCATGATCGTCGCAATAGGTATTGGAACCGAACTCGCGATCAATGGCGCGGTGGCGCATGCGTTTGCCCATATTATCTACAAATCCCTTTTGTTCATGTCGATGGGGGCGGTGCTGTATCGCGTCGGTACGGTAAAGGCGTCCGAACTTGGCGGGCTATACCGGTGCATGCCCATGACCATGGTATTTTGTATCATCGGGGCGATGTCGATTTCGGCCTTTCCGCTGTTTAGCGGATTTGTGGCCAAAGCGCTGATCATGTCGGCCACCGGTTATGAAGGTCTTGTTGTGATTTATATTATACTCCTTGCCGCATCGGCCGGGGTGCTGCATCATTCGGGTATAAAGATTCCATATTTCACCTTCTTTGGACATGATGGTGGCCATGACGTTAAAGAGGCGCCGGTGAATATGCTGATAGCCATGGGTTTGGCGAGTGTTTTCTGTATTGGCATTGGGGTATTGCCACAGCTGTTTTATCAGATACTGCCCTTCGCCATCGACTACCAGCCCTATGATGCCAGCCATATCGTCGGGCAGCTTCAGGTGCTGATATTTGCCATGCTCGCTTTTGTTTTCCTCATGCGATCGGGTTATTATCCGCCAGAAATCCGTTCTACTGTGCTGAACGCCGACTGGTTTTATCGCCGTCTTGCGCCGATGATCCTCGGGCCGGTGATGCGCGGGGTGCTGAGGCTTGCGCAAGGTCTCGACGGGCTGGTCATCCGGTCAGCCAGAACAATTATTGCAGGCGTGCGGTATCTTTCGCATCTGCCGATGGCAGGGCCGGTGATACCAGGTCCGGCGGCACTTGTTCAGCTTGGGGTGCTGACGCTGCTGCTGATATTGATCTATGTTGCGCACGGTTAGGCTTGCTTTTGTCGGGATTCTGCTTTCGGCTGCCGCCGGTGCCGCGGATACGATTACCCTCATACTGAATACCGATAAAGGGCAGCATCAGCTAGCGGCAGAACTTGCCGATACACCAGCGGAACGGGCGCACGGGCTCATGTGGCGGGAGGATTTCGGGGCAGGGGACGCGATGCTCTTTGTTTTTCCCGAAGCGGCCCCAAGGGCCTTCTGGATGAAAGATACGCATGTTTCCCTTGATATCATCTTTTTTGCGGATGACGGCTCCTGGATCAATACCCATGCGCATACGACACCGTTCAGCACCGAAAGCCTGCCTTCTGAAGCTCCGGCCAGATATGTGCTGGAATTGCCTGCCGGAACTGCGCTGAAACTCGGCCTGGGTGAGGGAACTTACCTGAAACTGCCGGAATAATCTGGCGAAAGTGACTTGAGGGTTGATTTAAAGAAAAATACTGGATAGAAAGCCAGTGTCGGAGTGTAGCGCAGCCTGGTAGCGCATCTGGTTTGGGACCAGAGGGTCGGGAGTTCGAATCTCTCCACTCCGACCATTTCCCGAAGGCTTTTCTTTATATCTCGCTTCTCTGCAAACGCGCCTCGATTTTTTCATCCATGGCACCTATCCTGTTGACAGGGTGAAGCAGGCGATTTAAGACGAAATCATCCGATCGGAGCGTAGCGCAGCCTGGTAGCGCACCTGCTTCGGGAGCAGGGGGTCGGAGGTTCGAATCCTCTCGCTCCGACCATTTTTCCCGTTCTGTTTATATTGGATCTTTCACCGCCTCAAGGCGCGGTGCAAGATAACTTGATTTTGCCCGATAGCAGGCCTAGAAATGATGCATAGAATGGGAGAAGAACATGCGTGTTCGTATTTATCAGCCAGCCAGGACGGCCATGCAGTCCGGCAAGGCCAAGTCAGCGGAATGGGTGCTTGAATACCCGCGGCAGGACAAGGCCGTGCCTGATGCCCTGATGGGCTGGCAGTCTTCAGCTGATACGCTGAAGACGGTTCACCTTCATTTCGATACTTCGGCGGATGCCATCGCCTATGCGGAGGCAAACGGGATGGAGTATGTCCTTCTCAGAACAGGGCAACGCCGCCAAAAACTCAGGGCCTATGCGGATAATTTTGCCTTCGGCAAACGTCAGGCCTGGACACATTAGGCACACATTAGGCAGATTTTACGCATCGGGCGGATTTCCGCTTTAGATTTTTCCGCATGGATCTGATATATCAAGGGTACGGTTCCGTAGCTCAACTGGATAGAGCAGCTGACTTCTAATCAGCAGGTTGCAGGTTCGAGTCCTGCCGGAATCGCCATCCCTTCATGTCAGCATTTTGACATGCAGGTGGACATGAAGTCAGGCGGGCCCTGGATAAAGGCCGTGGACTTCAAGATAGATCACGATGGGCGGTGATCAGCTAGAGTGGTGCGAAACCGGCAAACATGAAGATGGCAATGACACTCAACGTCATCATAAGCGTTTTGGCTTGCCTGTCTTTTCTTCTTGTTTCTGTTTCAAAGAAAAAGAAGGCGTTGGTTTTCACACTTGGAAAAACCGGCGAATACATGGGCTCATCTCCTCATTGGCTTTGCGTAAGGTGATCGAAAACATGCAAGAAGTGTGCAAACGGTGATCCGAAGCATCTAAAATTTATAATCTTCATGATTTTATGAAATTTTTGATGTATTTTTCCGGGGTATCACTGCATCGTGTCAATACATGATGTCGTTTTTCAGTATGATTTCTGCCGGCATCACTATTGCCGGGAAAATTAACCCCAAGTTAAGATCAGAATTCAAATTTCCGGAGTTGGTAAGGGATGCCAGATACCGCCTATGACAGAACAATATGATTACATAATAGTTGGCGCTGGCAGTGCCGGATGCGTGCTGGCAAACAGGCTCACCTCTTGTGGCCGATACAAGGTCTGTCTTCTTGAAGCCGGTCCGCCGGACTGGAATCCGATGATCCATATTCCCGCCGGTTTTATCAAGACGCTGGTCAATCCAAGTGTGAACTGGATGTATGAAAGTGAGCCAAGTGATGGCACCAACGGTCGCCGGATCCCGACACCAAGGGGAAAGGTGATCGGCGGTTCAAGTTCAATCAACGGGTTGATTTTCAATCGCGGCCAGCGGCTAGATTTCGATGTCTGGGCGCAGAAAGGCAATCAAGGCTGGTCCTATGACGATATATTGCCCTATTTCCGGCGCTTCGAGTCCTACGAGACGGAGGCGGATACCACTTTCCGTGGCCAATCAGGGGAGATGAAGATCACCGATCTCGCCTGGCGTGACCCACTCTGCGACGCCTTTATCGAGGGGGCGGAAAGTATCGGTATTCCCCGCAATCCTGACTATAACGGCGCGGTGCAGGAGGGGACCTCCTATATCCAGCGGACATCCACGGGCAAATTGCGGATGAGTGCGGCTCGGGCATTCCTCAAACCGGCACGAAAACGCCATAACCTTCATGTTATCACCCGGGCGCATGCAACACGGATACTGCTCGAAGGCAAGCGCGCCATCGGTGTTGCCTATCGTCGTGGAGACAACAATGGGAGAGAGACCGAAATCTTTGCCGGGCGTGAGGTAATCGTTTCCGGCGGGACGATCAATTCGCCGCAATTGCTCCAGCTTTCCGGTATCGGGCCCGGGGCATGGCTTCGGGATCTCGGGATTGAGGTTCATCATGATCTGGCGGGCGTAGGTGAAAATCTGCGCGATCATTACGGCACACGGCTTACGGCACGGGCCAAGAATATCCGCACCATCAATGAGCTGGCGCGCGGGCCGCTGCTGGTTGGTGAAATTGCGAAATATTTTCTCGGCAGGCGGTCAATTCTCGAACTTGGCCCGACGCTGGTTTACTGTTTCTGGCACTCGGATGAAATGGTGCGGAACTCCGACCTTCAGATCAGTTTTACCCCGGCAAGTTACAAGGAAGGCCTGCAAGCATGGCTCGATGATGAGCCGGGATTTACCCTGGCTTCATGGCAACAACGCCCCGAAAGCCTGGGCTATGTTCGTGCCCGGAGCAGCAATCCCTTTGATAAACCGATCATCCAGCCGAACTACCTTGCCCATGAAGAAGACCGGCGAGTCCTGCTTGCCGGCATCAAGCTAAGCCGCAGACTCATGAATACCGCCCCGCTGGCGCCATTTTTCGATTATGAAGCCTATCCGGGAAAGGATATCCAGAGCGATGATGAACTGCTGGATGTTGCGCGGCAGCGAAGCACCACCCTTTATCATCTGATGGGGACCTGCCGGATGGGGCCCAAGACCGACCCGACGGCGGTTGTTGATCACCAGCTTCGTGTTCACGGCATGGATAATCTGCGGGTGATCGACGCCTCCATCATGCCGACCATGCTTTCAGCAAATCTCAATGCAGGGGTGCTGATGATCGCGGAAAAAGGCGCTGATATGGTGCTTGGCAAAGATCCATTACCCTCAATACATGCTGGCTGATTTTGTTTTCCCCATTCCTGACCTGAAAGGAAAGTGATCAGGATTTGGCGATGGATTTTTTGGGATCGTGGAACGGCATTTCCGTTACCCGTGCCTGCCGAAACTCCGTTCCGGTATCGACCATGAGGGCTGTATCCATCGCGACATGCGCAATATCGACCATGGCCAGCGCGATATTCTGCTTTAGCCTGGGCGAATAAACCGCCGACGTCACCTTGCCGACCTGATGGCCATCTTTGCCGATTGGCCAGAAGCGGGTGTTCGGCCCGGCCAGCGGCGTGCCTTCAAGGATCAGCCCCACCAGTTTGCGGCTGATACCTTCGGCGGCAACTTTCTTCAACGCATCCTTGCCGATGAAATCAACATCACCATCAAGATTGATCAGCCGGTCCATTCCGAGTTCCAGCGGGTTGGTGTTGATATCCATATCGGCGTGATAGGAAAGCATGCCGCCTTCGATCCGGCGGATCGTCGAGGTGTGCCCGGGCTTGAGGCCAAGCGGGCTGCCGGTTTCCATGATGGTCTGATAGAGTTCATCTCCATCCTTGCTGTCGAGCAGAAAAATCTCATAGCCAAGTTCACTGGACCAGCCGGTCCGGGAGATGATCAGTTCAATCCGGCCGAGTGTTGCGCGCCTGAACCAGTAATATTTCAGATCAAGGATCATGTCGCCGAAAAGGGCGGTCATGATCTCGCGCGATTTCGGCCCCTGAAGCTGAAGCGGGGAGACGTCCGGTTCGGTGATGTCGACGTCGTAGCCGCCATGCGCGGCCAGCCCCTGTGCCCAGAAAAGAACATCGCTGTCGGCAAGTGAAAACCAGTAGCAGTCTTCGTCGATGCGGAGCAGAACAGGATCGTTCAGCACCCCGCCATGCTGGTTGGTCAGGATCACGTATTTGCACTGGCCGACGGCCATGGTGGACAAATCGCGCGGCGTCATCATCTGGACGAAGCGGCTTGCATCCCGCCCCTTGATCTGGACCTGGCGTTCCACCGCAACATCGCAAAGAATGGCATCATTGACGAGATTCCAGAAATTCTGTTCCGGGTCACCGAAATCACGGGGTATATACATGTGATTATAGACCGAAAACCCCTTAGCACCCCAGCGAACGGTGGCATCAAAAAAGGGGCTTTTCCTGATCTGGGTGCCAAATCCGAAATCATGAAGGGGGTTGTTTTTCTGTGTCAATTT is a window of Alphaproteobacteria bacterium LSUCC0684 DNA encoding:
- a CDS encoding DUF4040 domain-containing protein, with translation MTVLLINIFLVSMMVVIAVLVLRTRRLFAAIVMAGAYSLISAAMFVNLDAVDVAFTEAAVGAGISTVLLLAAMARLPAEEKEGRVQVALPLLICLIAGGMLVVAVFSLPPFGAPDAVVHLHVAPRYLAESNDVLHIPNVVTTVLASYRGFDTLGETIVIFAAGLGVLLLLAGRTRDAAEDDRREEEGE
- a CDS encoding DUF192 domain-containing protein — its product is MLRTVRLAFVGILLSAAAGAADTITLILNTDKGQHQLAAELADTPAERAHGLMWREDFGAGDAMLFVFPEAAPRAFWMKDTHVSLDIIFFADDGSWINTHAHTTPFSTESLPSEAPARYVLELPAGTALKLGLGEGTYLKLPE
- a CDS encoding proton-conducting transporter membrane subunit — encoded protein: MSVFFENLPALVVVTPLLMAAVTAVMPARLANLAWMLALASTATSLIAAWLNKAAAGGERISYALGGWPPPWGIEFVTDGASGLVTVVISSLAFASTIYAKPLIENEIAKGDIPRVYAAWQLTVGALLGLVMTADAFNLFVFLEISALSAVTLIAMGAGKDRRALIAAYNYLVIGAVGATFYVMGVGFLYAMTGTLNMADLAERLPDVTSRAPVYVGMAFMVAGIFVKAAVFPVHMWLPAAYGFAPTAVSALLAAVATKASIYVLGRLIFTVFHDLGEIVDLMLEWVVLPVSLMAIFVGTILAIWARDLKTLLAQSSIAQIGYITLGFGLGTSAGISAGFIHIANHALIKGGMFMAVGAIALALGKRAGIGTIEGFGRLMPVTASALTICGLSLIGLPLTAGFISKVYLVLAIIASDYWMIAALVLLSSALSLIYLWKMMEALWMKPAPHGVIIKENPAVYLPLWLIALANIWFGIDATLVTSSAEAAAAALMAGAGS
- a CDS encoding Na+/H+ antiporter subunit E, yielding MLRTGLHFVILMLLWLLMSGHYTVLVTGLGVVSVAFAVLMAKRINAADAEGLPLHMVKRLPGYSIWLFREILMSNIATARVILGNRPDPEIFHVPYSQKTPAGVAAYANSITLTPGTVTVDIDETGFLVHALDGSFGDDVRSGEMDRRMSITEGGAG
- a CDS encoding cation:proton antiporter subunit C, with the protein product MLETLLMQWNYLVFVMLMMTGLYIVISRRNLVKKLIGLSIFQTALFLFYISLGKVAGGTAPIIVPDGAESGVLYSNPLPHVLILTAIVVGVATTALGLALVLRIREAFGSIEEDEILAMKTKEDQESRAE
- a CDS encoding Na(+)/H(+) antiporter subunit B; protein product: MKSNPVFRTTTKILFAPIILYGLYVQFHGDFGPGGGFQAGVIIAAAFILYGIVFGLKDVKKVAPPGIVAVLMAVGVMIYGGVGVASLILGGAYLNYSVLAHDMAHGQHYGILLVELGVGVTVTSVMLGLYYAFAGFNGAGRGDDG
- a CDS encoding Na(+)/H(+) antiporter subunit D, translated to MIDLTPGLVMMLAAFVVPFIPHHIRQIVMLGAIALSAMSLSAGEGFHWIVPVLGQHLILHHADNLTFPFGVIFHLAAALNVIYGWHERKPMEHTAGLAYAGAAIAAVHAGDLISLFIWWEATAVTSVFLILASGGERAKNAAMRYLLVQVASGVLLIAGAAFLWQETGSWWFGAMELGSVGTWCIFLAFGIKAAFPFLNGWLQDAYPEATVIGTVMLSAFTTKLAIYALARGFAGTPELIWIGAAMTAFPVFFAVIENDLRRVLSFSLNNQLGFMIVAIGIGTELAINGAVAHAFAHIIYKSLLFMSMGAVLYRVGTVKASELGGLYRCMPMTMVFCIIGAMSISAFPLFSGFVAKALIMSATGYEGLVVIYIILLAASAGVLHHSGIKIPYFTFFGHDGGHDVKEAPVNMLIAMGLASVFCIGIGVLPQLFYQILPFAIDYQPYDASHIVGQLQVLIFAMLAFVFLMRSGYYPPEIRSTVLNADWFYRRLAPMILGPVMRGVLRLAQGLDGLVIRSARTIIAGVRYLSHLPMAGPVIPGPAALVQLGVLTLLLILIYVAHG
- the mnhG gene encoding monovalent cation/H(+) antiporter subunit G, producing MDSVIFILAAICFAIGSLAILIGAFGLVRMPDVFSRIHAAGMVDTAGVAFMILGMIFISPSWLVTVKLLLIGVFLFFTSPISGHAIALVARQCGVKPEGRDLTVSTSKKGKKS
- a CDS encoding proton-conducting transporter membrane subunit gives rise to the protein MMDVTTAMWVGIFAPLVVAILIPWLAVRSNWRDGAGPLGAVISFVAALTVAQDVLAGNTPELVLVTIAEGLEISFRVTPLGAVFGCVASGLWIAAALYSTGYMRGNHEKHQTRFAVCYAIAVHAAMAIAWSGNLMVLFIFYEILTFSTYPLVTHKESQEAIRAGRLYMGILVGTSVILLLPAVVWVWMVAGTLDFTKGGVLAGRLAPEYAAAMVALFAFGVGKAALMPIHRWLPAAMVAPTPVSALLHAVAVVKAGVFTILMVMVYIFGIDFLRITGASEWLAWLAGFTILASSIVAITKDDLKARLAYSTISQLSYIVLGAALATSSAVEGGVVHIVMHASAKITLFFCAGAIYVGAHLTKISELDGLGPRMPLVFIAFFLGALSIIGIPPMGGSWSKFMLMTGSIEAGMPVMVAVLAISSLLNVYYLLEPVFRAFFRPTNTEIKIDSPILTVLPPVATAILSLVLFFAIGYLTPFSQMMVSP
- a CDS encoding monovalent cation/H+ antiporter complex subunit F — translated: MIAVAALAALAVAILISLIRVALGPTAFDRVLAVNSIGTMIILGIALHGFAMGRPEFVDISVLYAILNFIGTFAVLKLFSTGTLGDR
- a CDS encoding ETC complex I subunit; translated protein: MRVRIYQPARTAMQSGKAKSAEWVLEYPRQDKAVPDALMGWQSSADTLKTVHLHFDTSADAIAYAEANGMEYVLLRTGQRRQKLRAYADNFAFGKRQAWTH